A genomic window from Antedon mediterranea chromosome 4, ecAntMedi1.1, whole genome shotgun sequence includes:
- the LOC140047262 gene encoding uncharacterized protein — MVCCYNSMESILCIVAILRYVGLSYSDENSEEYNDHNDINKPLCDYNVEMVWSSECGSGVIAATPLIADINSDGKLDVITASFSEEVSVMSGDTGQVLEHSHWPFRFPGATFHASPVLYDIDNDGHDEILLTTSNAEIVFLNSKGYQLHDITLKVGHMIVKKNWFDLDISMNPTNIQNVLYENELNSEKQNEGGINQKSGAVNNGEYVSIDAHILATPVICDLNNDGRREELILPVTYYFDKQDYRLPENELKNSGFGDLNIANYLSNGIVVFNLATGEIIFETALELTKTSAEFPAYQLFTPTVIDLDGNSGSLEIVVCTSAGHLIVLDSNGKIRPGFPKSFGTIHGQITVENLDGRGGMELVIIDNSGNVMCLNSAGDVVWEAELSGTSSAGSRVVDLNGDGKLHVIVASNDGSLWAFNGDSGAVVEGWPHQLGGRITSNILITNLQPDVSNTDIIVLGYDGKLYILSSLWQCIQVIDLDEPSLVQVLSADLIDSNSRLELVLATVDGTIICLAVNNDGKVNVITDWRSETPTLNQFTFWNNQFQIVVEEDFKEVTGSTFDISINIEDTRPEQYQWKSYYVTISTGGYQLGDKVNLTSKGVHQLKVPCPHNPLQGIVTVRLTNEFAQEITTTFTARFNMQWQRDVKWLILLPLTSMLMLLLLVFGFPEADLLPRVHSTKDS, encoded by the exons ATGGTTTGCTGTTATAATAGCATGGAATCAATTCTGTGCATTGTAGCTATTCTAAGATATGTCGGTCTAAGTTATTCGGATGAAAACAGTGAAGAATATAATGatcataatgatattaataa ACCACTCTGTGACTATAATGTGGAAATGGTATGGAGCTCAGAGTGTGGTTCAGGTGTGATTGCTGCAACACCTCTGATAGCAGACATCAATTCAGACGGTAAACTGGACGTCATCACAGCATCATTCTCTGAGGAGGTATCTGTGATGAGTGGGGATACAGGTCAGGTTCTAGAGCATTCTCATTGGCCATTCAGATTCCCTGGAGCTACATTCCATGCTAGTCCTGTATTG TATGACATAGATAATGATGGCCATGATGAAATACTTCTAACCACCTCAAATGCAGAAATAGTTTTTCTAAATTCCAAAGGTTACCAACTTCATGACATAACTCTCAAG gTTGGCCATATGATAGTAAAGAAGAATTGGTTTGACTTGGATATATCAATGAACCCAACTaacattcagaatgttttatatgaaaatgaactg aattcAGAAAAGCAAAACGAAGGTGGGATAAACCAGAAATCGGGAGCCGTTAATAATGGTGAATATGTCAGCATTGACGCccacattctagcaacaccagTCATATGCGATCTGAACAACGACGGTAGAAGAGAAGAACTTATTCTGCCGGTTACATACTACTTTGATAAACAGGACTACAG attaccggaaaatgaattgaaaaattCTGGATTTGGTGATTTAAACATAGCAAATTATCTAAGCAATGGTATTGTGGTGTTTAATTTGGCTACTggtgaaataatatttgaaacaGCATTGGAGTTGACAAAG ACATCGGCTGAATTTCCAGCGTATCAGCTGTTTACACCGACCGTTATTGACTTAGATGGTAACTCAGGATCTTTGGAAATTGTTGTTTGTACCTCAGCTGGACATTTGATCGTGTTGGACAGTAATGGTAAAATACGACCAGGTTTTCCTAAGTCATTTGGGACCATTCATGGTCAG ATTACCGTTGAGAACCTTGATGGGCGTGGTGGTATGGAGCTGGTTATCATTGATAATAGTGGAAATGTCATGTGTTTGAACAGTGCTGGAGATGTGGTCTGGGAGGCTGAATTATCAGGAACCTCGTCAGCTGGGTCAAGGGTCGTTGACCTTAATGGCGATGGTAAACTACATGTAATTGTGGCATCTAATGATGG GTCTTTGTGGGCTTTTAATGGTGATTCTGGAGCTGTTGTTGAAGGATGGCCTCATCAGCTTGGTGGTCGCATTACATCTAACATCCTTATCACAAATCTTCAACCTGATGTATCTAATACTGATATT ATTGTTTTAGGGTACGATGGAAAACTTTACATATTGTCATCGTTGTGGCAGTGTATCCAGGTTATTGACCTTGATGAGCCTAGTTTAGTACAGGTGCTTTCAGCAGATCTCATAGACAGCAACTCAAGACTAGAACTTGTGTTAGCTACCGTAGATGGTACCATTATTTGCCTCGCTGTCAACAATGATGGCAAAGTGAATGTGATAACTGACTGGAGAAGTGAAACACCAACATTGAATCAATTTACTTTTTGGAATAACCAA tttcAGATTGTTGTTGAAGAAGATTTTAAAGAAGTGACTGGGTCAACATTTGACATTAGCATCAACATTGAAGATACTAGGCCAGAGCAGTATCAATGGAAATCGTATTATGTTACG atTAGTACTGGTGGGTATCAACTGGGAGACAAAGTGAATTTAACGTCAAAAGGAGTTCATCAGCTAAAAGTGCCATGCCCCCATAACCCACTTCAGGGTATCGTTACTGTACGGCTTACAAATGAGTTTGCACAAGAGATTACAACCACCTTCACTGCAAG GTTCAACATGCAGTGGCAGCGTGATGTCAAGTGGTTGATACTACTACCTTTAACCAGTATGTTGATGTTGCTGCTACTCGTGTTTGGATTTCCAGAAGCAGACTTGTTACCAAGAGTACATTCCACCAAAGACAGCTGa
- the LOC140046302 gene encoding angiotensin-converting enzyme-like — translation MAASHRIQPFYHFGLFLHLFALTLASSSNVEEVNAFLTYYDQHVGDIYFSRATAQWNYVTNITDENSQKVVDADVAASGFIIDAYVNASRFDAASFSADIQRQLKFIKDVENYALAVEDEDKFRTLTDILAKLSRNYGSGEVCKTNGECLALEPGLQEIMATSKDWDELVWAWKGWRDEVGRANRPLYIDYVDLKNEAAKILGFSDTSEQWRAHYETETIADDAKALYEEILPLYKQLHAYVRRRLKKVYGDNVDLKSALPSNILGDMWGRFWGKIYDVVEPYPDATSVDVTSQLIEQGYTALEMFNLSDSFFVSLGLKPMPELFWAKSMITKPTDGRTVVCHPTAWDFYNRVDFRIKMCTEIHMHHFLVIHHEMGHIQYYLQYAPLPYVYHDGANGAFHEAVGEVLSTSVATPKHLKKIGLLDIEDTDYKTDINFLLKQSLDVIGTLPFSYMIDQWRWGVFAGDITPEKYTEEWWKMKLDLVGVVPPVPREEKDLDATALLHIVVDYPFLRYFLRTIIQFQFYEAMCNASGHQGPLHKCDFYESKEAGKLLGDMLKLGRSKPWPEAMEAITGQREMSAKPLLQYFEPLREWLEEENKRNDEFIGWEKTWRPYDTSSGTRFVPLFATFVMLLLVNQLVVAE, via the exons ATGGCAGCAAGTCATCGAATTCAACCGTTTTACCACTTTggtttgtttttacatttgtttgcGTTGACTTTAGCTTCATCATCCAACGTTGAAGAAGTCAATGCATTTCTTACGTATTACGATCAACATGTGggtgatatttatttttcacgAGCAACAGCCCAGTGGAACTACGTCACCAATATCACGGACGAAAATTCGCAGAAAGTG GTAGATGCTGATGTGGCTGCGTCTGGGTTTATAATCGATGCATACGTGAACGCTAGTCGATTCGATGCAGCCTCGTTTTCAGCCGACATTCAAAGACAACTGAAATTCATAAAGGATGTCGAGAACTACGCACTTGCAGTTGAAGATGAGGACAAATTTCGCACA TTGACTGATATACTTGCAAAATTGAGCAGAAATTACGGATCTGGAGAGGTTTGTAAAACCAACGGAGAGTGCTTAGCTCTCGAGCCAG GCCTTCAAGAGATTATGGCAACTTCAAAGGATTGGGATGAACTAGTTTGGGCGTGGAAAGGATGGCGAGACGAGGTGGGTCGAGCTAATCGGCCTCTTTATATCGATTATGTCGATTTAAAAAACGAAGCTGCAAAAATACTAG GCTTCAGCGACACCAGTGAGCAGTGGAGAGCACATTACGAAACAGAAACTATAGCCGATGATGCCAAGGCTCTGTACGAGGAAATTCTACCACTTTACAAACAGCTCCATGCGTATGTTAGACGAAGGCTTAAGAAGGTTTATGGTGACAATGTGGATTTAAAATCTGCTCTGCCTTCAAACatattag GTGACATGTGGGGGAGATTTTGGGGTAAAATATATGACGTTGTAGAACCGTATCCTGATGCAACAAGTGTTGATGTAACATCACAACTGATAGAACAA ggTTACACTGCTCTCGAAATGTTCAACCTATCAGATTCGTTCTTTGTTTCATTGGGTCTGAAACCGATGCCCGAGCTATTTTGGGCTAAAAGTATGATTACGAAACCAACGGATGGAAGAACCGTTGTGTGCCACCCTACAGCGTGGGATTTTTACAACAGAGTCGATTTCAG AATCAAGATGTGTACAGAGATCCATATGCACCATTTTCTGGTAATTCATCACGAGATGGGTCATATCCAATATTACCTCCAGTACGCCCCTCTGCCTTACGTATACCATGATGGAGCAAATGGTGCCTTTCATGAGGCCGTAGGCGAAGTTTTGTCTACATCAGTTGCCACTCCAAAGCACCTCAAGAAAATAGGCCTCTTGGATATTGAAGACACAGATTATA AAACGGATATCAACTTCCTTTTGAAGCAGTCTCTAGATGTGATTGGTACATTACCATTTAGCTACATGATAGATCAGTGGCGATGGGGAGTGTTTGCTGGAGACATCACGCCAGAAAAGTACACCGAAGAATGGTGGAAAATGAA aTTGGATCTTGTGGGAGTCGTGCCCCCTGTACCACGAGAGGAGAAGGATCTTGATGCCACTGCACTTCTGCACATTGTCGTCGACTATCCATTTCTCAG GTACTTTTTAAGGACAATAATCCAGTTTCAGTTTTATGAAGCAATGTGTAATGCCTCGGGTCACCAAGGACCGTTGCACAAATGCGATTTCTACGAATCAAAAGAAGCGGGAAAACTTCTTGG GGACATGCTAAAACTTGGAAGAAGTAAGCCATGGCCTGAAGCAATGGAAGCTATAACCGGACAGCGGGAAATGTCTGCTAAGCCCCTGTTGCAATATTTTGAACCTCTGAGAGAATGGttagaagaagaaaataaaCGTAACGACGAATTTATTGGATGGGAAAAAACATGGCGACCAT ATGACACGAGCAGCGGTACCCGATTTGTGCCACTCTTTGCTACTTTTGTTATGTTGCTCTTAGTAAATCAATTAGTTGTTGCTGAATAG
- the LOC140047769 gene encoding angiotensin-converting enzyme 2-like, whose translation MASRHRLQPFHLFGLFLHLFAVTLASSNVEEVKAFLTYYEEHVSDIYFSQATAQWNYYTNITDENSQKAVDADVAASGFIIDAYVNASRFDAASFSADIQRQLKFIKDVQNYALAVEDEDKFRTLTDIIAKMNGNYGSGEVCKTNGECLALEPGNDDVRKVMRGDRLNHI comes from the exons ATGGCATCCAGACATCGACTTCAACCGTTTCACCTCTTTGGCctgtttttacatttgtttgcGGTGACTTTAGCTTCATCTAACGTTGAAGAAGTCAAGGCATTTCTTACTTATTACGAAGAACATGTGagtgatatttatttttcacaagCAACAGCTCAGTGGAACTACTACACCAATATCACGGATGAAAATTCGCAGAAAGCG GTAGATGCTGATGTGGCGGCGTCTGGGTTTATAATCGATGCATACGTGAACGCTAGTCGATTCGATGCAGCCTCGTTTTCAGCCGACATTCAAAGACAACTGAAATTCATAAAGGATGTCCAGAACTACGCACTTGCAGTTGAAGATGAGGACAAATTTCGCACA TTGACTGATATAATTGCTAAAATGAACGGGAATTACGGGTCTGGAGAGGTTTGTAAAACCAACGGAGAGTGCTTAGCTCTCGAGCCAGGTAATGATGATGTCCGTAAGGTGATGCGTGGAGACCGGCTAAATCACATATAG
- the LOC140046304 gene encoding angiotensin-converting enzyme-like: MATSKDWDERVWAWKGWRDEVGRANRPLYIDYVDLKNEAANILGFSDTGEQWRAHYETDTIVDDAKALYEEILPLYKQLHAYVRRKLKKVYSENVDLKSALPSNILGDMWGRFWGEIYDVVEPYSDATSVDVTPELIEQGYTALEMFNLSDSFFVSLGLQPMPEPFWAKSMITKPTDGRTVVCHPTAWDFSNRIDFRIKMCTEINMQHFLTIHHEMGHIQYDLQYAPLPYVYHDGANGAFHEAVGEVMSTSVATPKHLKKIGLLDIEDTDYKTDINFLLKQSLDVIGTLPFSYMIDQWRWGVFAGDITPETYTEEWWKMKLDLVGVVPPVAREERDLDATALLHIIYDYPFLRYFLRTIIQFQFYEAMCNASGHQGPLYKCDFYESKEAGKLLGDMLKLGRSKPWPEAMEAITGQREMSAKPLLQYFEPLREWLEEENKRNDEFIGWEKTWRPYDTSSGTRFVPLFVTFVMLLFNQLVVAE, encoded by the exons ATGGCAACTTCTAAGGATTGGGATGAACGAGTTTGGGCGTGGAAAGGATGGCGGGACGAAGTGGGTCGAGCTAACCGGCCTCTTTATATCGATTATGTCGATTTAAAAAATGAAGCTGCAAACATACTAG GCTTTAGCGACACCGGTGAGCAGTGGAGGGCACATTACGAAACAGACACCATAGTCGATGATGCCAAGGCTCTTTACGAGGAAATTCTACCACTTTACAAACAGCTACATGCGTATGTTAGACGAAAGCTTAAGAAGGTCTATAGTGAAAATGTGGATTTAAAATCTGCTCTCCCTTCAAACatattag GCGACATGTGGGGGAGATTTTGGGGTGAAATATATGACGTTGTAGAGCCGTATTCTGATGCAACAAGTGTTGATGTAACACCAGAACTGATAGAACAG GGTTATACTGCACTCGAAATGTTCAACCTATCAGATTCGTTCTTTGTTTCACTTGGTCTGCAACCGATGCCCGAGCCATTTTGGGCTAAAAGTATGATTACGAAACCAACGGATGGAAGAACCGTTGTGTGTCATCCTACGGCGTGGGATTTTAGTAACAGGATAGATTTTAG AATCAAGATGTGCACAGAGATCAAtatgcaacattttttaacaattcaTCATGAGATGGGTCACATACAGTATGATCTTCAGTACGCCCCTCTGCCTTACGTATACCATGATGGAGCAAATGGTGCCTTCCATGAGGCCGTAGGCGAAGTTATGTCTACATCAGTTGCCACTCCAAAACACCTCAAGAAAATAGGCCTCTTAGATATTGAAGACACAGATTATA AAACGGATATCAACTTTCTTCTGAAGCAGTCGCTAGATGTAATTGGTACATTACCATTTAGCTACATGATAGATCAGTGGCGATGGGGAGTGTTTGCTGGAGACATCACGCCAGAAACGTACACCGAAGAATGGTGGAAAATGAA ATTGGATCTTGTGGGAGTCGTGCCCCCTGTAGCACGAGAGGAGAGGGATCTTGATGCCACTGCACTTCTGCACATTATCTACGACTATCCTTTTCTCAG GTACTTTTTAAGGACAATAATCCAGTTTCAGTTTTATGAAGCAATGTGCAATGCCTCGGGTCACCAAGGACCGTTATACAAATGCGATTTCTACGAATCAAAAGAAGCGGGAAAACTTCTTGG GGACATGCTAAAACTTGGAAGAAGTAAGCCATGGCCTGAAGCAATGGAAGCTATAACCGGACAGCGGGAAATGTCTGCTAAGCCCCTGTTGCAATATTTCGAACCTCTGAGAGAATGGttagaagaagaaaataaaCGTAACGACGAATTTATTGGATGGGAAAAAACATGGCGACCAT ATGACACGAGCAGCGGTACCCGATTTGTGCCACTCTTTGTTACTTTTGTTATGTTGCTCTTCAATCAATTAGTTGTTGCTGAATAG
- the LOC140047267 gene encoding locomotion-related protein Hikaru genki-like — MYCLNFVFMLIGAIFIKDVAGDCPRPDKDSHVVTFINGRFPLRLSDHDEFPEGTTLVSRCRDVGRYRFRGRQNRECVGDSWSAPPPACELSESQLITETGAITGISNNGSIIIAEDKKQPLHITCRVGEPELSITLYDETATAPTNFNRYFRASKTLTIKKPTPSHSGLYTCNDAMDEKQKPMTVEIIILESAPMCDVPEAPVNGERSHPDVDQIPMSSEIVYSCDNGFSLEGEQFARCTTAGVFDVPPPRCVGHLCPPPPSEFKNGRIIGGDFHVGSSLGFLCDVGFHIMGEDLRSVECLPSLEWSGKFPKGCRPDPTNAPTTEPPVESNSSPESEYEPSDTSSSFSPDSSPYYN; from the exons ATGTATTGCTTAAATTTTGTGTTTATGCTGATCGGAGCTATTTTTATTAAAG ATGTTGCTGGAGATTGTCCAAGACCCGATAAGGACTCTCACGTGGTCACCTTCATCAATGGCCGTTTCCCGTTACGTTTGAGTGATCACGATGAGTTTCCGGAGGGAACTACGCTTGTCAGCCGATGCAGAGATGTTGGACGTTATAGATTTCGTGGCCGTCAAAATAGAGAGTGCGTAGGAGACAGCTGGTCTGCTCCACCACCAGCATGCG aACTATCCGAGTCGCAACTCATCACAGAAACTGGCGCTATCACAGGGATATCGAACAATGGCAGCATCATCATCGCCGAGGACAAAAAACAACCATTGCACATAACATGCCGAGTAGGCGAACCCGAACTGTCGATAACTCTTTATGATGAAACAGCTACAGCTCCAACAAATTTCAACAGGTACTTTAGAGCATCGAAAACTCTGACAATAAAAAAACCAACCCCATCACATTCCGGCTTGTACACGTGTAACGATGCCATGGACGAGAAGCAAAAACCAATGACTGTTGAAATTATTATACTGGAATCAG CACCAATGTGCGATGTTCCCGAAGCCCCAGTGAATGGCGAGAGATCTCATCCAGACGTTGACCAAATACCAATGAGCAGCGAGATAGTCTATTCGTGCGACAACGGATTTAGTCTGGAAGGAGAGCAGTTTGCCAGATGTACTACGGCAGGCGTATTTGATGTTCCTCCCCCAAGATGCGTTG GTCATCTGTGCCCACCACCACCATCGGAGTTTAAAAATGGAAGAATAATAGGCGGTGATTTCCACGTCGGTAGTTCCCTTGGGTTTCTCTGTGATGTTGGTTTCCATATTATGGGCGAAGACCTACGTTCCGTGGAATGCCTGCCGTCGCTGGAGTGGTCTGGTAAATTTCCGAAAGGCTGTCGACCAG ATCCAACTAACGCTCCTACTACAGAGCCTCCTGTCGAGTCTAATTCCAGTCCAGAAAGTGAATATGAACCTAGTGATACCTCGTCCTCAT TTTCACCAGATTCTTCTCCATATTATAATTGA